Proteins from a genomic interval of Kitasatospora kifunensis:
- a CDS encoding PP2C family protein-serine/threonine phosphatase produces MDGLNSLHGLDALDDFGRLGGLTGLGEPTLTPRLPGSPERDSGAAANLPLPGPRSTSRPAPVDRTAAPLKLLVIENDTTDARLIEELLAASGTPVELTWARSLEQAAAQLTPQPAVPGRRARTLPVDFSCVLLDLATPSTTTPSTDSARAAAGADPLDGLRELLRLAPKAAVVVLTDAADTQLGAAAVAAGAQDFLTKDDTDGPLLARALRYAVERKRADESQRRLVEAELRGQENARLQRHLLPTPLLEGAELSFTRRYRPGRRRALLGGDFYDAVRTDDGTIHVVIGDVCGHGPDEAALGVALRIAWRTLVFAGLSGQALLTTLQHVLEHERRSDEIFATLCMLVITPGTPADDAPRGHRRATTGARTSGDRPAPGVGQQPLPSDRPAVEHAQLYLAGHPAPLLLSPDERPVVLPFEQAGPALGLLACDDTDASWPPHHVELEPGWSLLLYTDGLIEGRVGAGSRRLGQDGLIGLISDHQANGLTRGRLVDSALAEVEDLNGGALTDDVAILLLERTQQPPLMG; encoded by the coding sequence ATGGACGGCCTGAACTCCCTGCATGGCCTCGACGCGCTCGACGACTTCGGCCGACTGGGTGGATTGACCGGGCTCGGCGAGCCCACTCTGACGCCCAGGCTTCCGGGGAGCCCGGAGCGCGACTCGGGTGCCGCTGCCAACTTGCCGCTGCCCGGCCCCCGCTCCACCTCGCGTCCCGCGCCGGTCGACCGGACCGCAGCGCCGCTCAAACTCCTGGTGATCGAGAACGACACCACGGACGCCCGACTGATCGAGGAACTGCTCGCCGCCAGTGGCACCCCGGTCGAGCTCACCTGGGCCCGCAGCCTGGAGCAGGCCGCCGCCCAGCTCACCCCGCAACCCGCGGTCCCGGGCCGCCGCGCCCGCACCCTGCCGGTCGATTTCAGCTGTGTCCTGCTCGACCTGGCCACCCCGTCCACCACCACCCCGTCCACCGACTCCGCTCGGGCGGCCGCCGGCGCCGACCCGCTGGACGGGCTGCGCGAGTTGCTGCGACTGGCCCCGAAGGCGGCCGTCGTGGTGCTCACCGACGCTGCCGACACCCAGTTGGGCGCCGCCGCCGTGGCCGCCGGCGCCCAGGACTTCCTCACCAAGGACGACACCGACGGCCCGCTGCTGGCCCGCGCGCTGCGTTACGCGGTGGAGCGCAAGCGAGCCGATGAGTCCCAGCGCCGCTTGGTCGAGGCCGAACTGCGCGGGCAGGAGAACGCCCGCCTGCAGCGCCATCTGCTGCCCACCCCGCTCCTGGAGGGCGCCGAGCTCTCCTTCACCCGCCGCTACCGGCCCGGTCGCCGCCGGGCCCTGCTCGGCGGCGACTTCTACGACGCGGTCCGCACCGACGACGGCACCATCCACGTGGTCATCGGTGATGTCTGCGGGCACGGGCCCGACGAGGCCGCCCTCGGTGTCGCGCTGCGGATAGCGTGGCGGACCCTCGTCTTCGCCGGTCTGAGCGGCCAGGCCCTGCTCACCACCCTCCAGCACGTGCTGGAGCACGAGCGGCGCAGTGACGAGATCTTCGCGACCCTCTGCATGCTGGTGATCACCCCTGGCACGCCGGCCGACGATGCGCCGCGCGGCCACCGCCGAGCCACCACGGGTGCCCGCACCTCCGGCGATCGCCCGGCCCCGGGCGTCGGCCAGCAACCACTGCCCTCCGACCGTCCCGCTGTGGAGCACGCCCAGCTCTACCTCGCCGGCCACCCCGCCCCGCTGCTGCTCTCCCCCGACGAGCGGCCCGTGGTCCTCCCCTTCGAGCAGGCAGGACCGGCACTCGGCCTGCTGGCCTGCGACGACACCGACGCCAGCTGGCCGCCCCACCACGTCGAACTGGAGCCCGGCTGGAGCCTGCTGCTCTACACCGACGGCCTGATCGAGGGCCGCGTCGGCGCCGGCTCCCGCCGACTGGGCCAGGACGGCCTGATCGGCCTGATCAGCGACCACCAGGCCAACGGCCTGACGCGAGGCCGCCTGGTGGACAGCGCGCTGGCCGAGGTCGAGGACCTCAACGGCGGCGCCCTGACGGACGACGTCGCCATCCTGCTGCTGGAACGCACTCAGCAGCCGCCACTGATGGGCTGA
- a CDS encoding O-acetyl-ADP-ribose deacetylase: MTQITLIKGDITKQRVDVVINAANSSLLGGGGVDGAIHRAGGPEILAECRRLRASHYGKGLPTGRAVATTAGLLPAGHVVHTVGPVYRAERYEQQAQLLASCYRESLRLAVLELGARSVAFPAVSTGVYGWPMEDGARIALSTVAEVLAEDPVKAVADLEVRFVLFGAEAYEIFARVREELGLGPAGGEPAGR, encoded by the coding sequence GTGACGCAGATCACTTTGATCAAGGGTGATATCACGAAGCAGCGAGTGGACGTCGTGATCAACGCGGCCAACTCGTCCTTGTTGGGCGGCGGTGGCGTCGACGGTGCGATCCACCGGGCGGGCGGTCCCGAGATCCTGGCCGAGTGCCGCAGGCTGCGGGCCTCGCACTACGGCAAGGGCCTGCCCACCGGTCGGGCGGTGGCGACCACCGCCGGGCTGCTGCCGGCCGGCCATGTGGTGCACACCGTCGGGCCGGTGTACCGGGCGGAGCGGTACGAGCAGCAGGCGCAGCTGCTGGCCTCCTGCTATCGGGAGTCGCTCCGGCTGGCGGTGCTGGAGCTGGGAGCCAGGAGCGTGGCGTTCCCCGCGGTGTCCACCGGGGTGTACGGGTGGCCGATGGAGGACGGGGCCCGGATCGCGCTGTCGACGGTGGCCGAGGTGCTGGCGGAGGATCCGGTCAAGGCGGTGGCGGATCTGGAGGTGCGGTTCGTGTTGTTCGGCGCGGAGGCGTACGAGATCTTCGCGCGGGTGCGGGAGGAGCTGGGGCTCGGCCCGGCAGGGGGCGAGCCGGCGGGGCGCTAA
- a CDS encoding class I SAM-dependent methyltransferase: MASSFDPGSLGRPTLHRTSKPSTSPAGRPVGAVTRGTTNTNRLRRMDRWIVHTLGPRLRFADQPPVAVDLGYGAAPWTAVELSRRLRTVRPDLRTVGIEIEPSRVAAALPYAEPPALTFRRGGFEVPLDGASAQLIRAANVLRQYEEEAVEAVWARLCGRLTPDGLLVEGTCDEIGRRHVWVALGPEGPRTVTFAARLANLEQPSDLAERLPKALIHHNMPGRPVHAFLTDFDRAWAAAAPYGAFGARQRWVAACTALAGRWPLVDARGRWRQGEVTLPWSALAP; encoded by the coding sequence ATGGCTTCCTCCTTCGACCCGGGCTCGCTCGGCCGCCCCACCCTGCACCGAACGTCGAAGCCATCGACTTCTCCGGCCGGCCGCCCGGTCGGCGCGGTGACCCGCGGCACCACCAACACCAATCGCCTGCGGCGGATGGACCGCTGGATCGTCCACACGCTGGGCCCGCGGCTGCGCTTCGCCGACCAGCCGCCGGTGGCCGTCGACCTCGGCTACGGCGCGGCGCCGTGGACGGCCGTCGAGCTCTCCCGCCGCCTGCGGACCGTGCGCCCCGACCTGCGGACGGTCGGCATCGAGATCGAGCCCTCCCGGGTGGCCGCCGCCCTGCCGTACGCCGAACCACCCGCACTGACCTTCCGCCGCGGCGGCTTCGAGGTACCGCTGGACGGCGCCTCGGCCCAGCTGATCCGCGCCGCCAACGTGCTGCGACAGTACGAGGAGGAGGCGGTGGAGGCGGTCTGGGCGCGGCTCTGCGGCCGCCTCACCCCGGACGGGCTGCTGGTCGAGGGCACCTGCGACGAGATCGGCCGCCGGCACGTCTGGGTGGCGCTTGGCCCCGAGGGACCGCGCACGGTCACCTTCGCCGCCCGGCTGGCGAACCTGGAACAGCCCTCGGACCTGGCCGAGCGGCTGCCGAAGGCGCTCATCCACCACAACATGCCCGGGCGCCCGGTGCACGCCTTCCTCACCGACTTCGACCGGGCCTGGGCCGCCGCCGCGCCGTACGGGGCGTTCGGCGCTCGGCAGCGCTGGGTGGCCGCCTGCACGGCGCTGGCCGGCCGGTGGCCACTGGTCGACGCGCGCGGACGGTGGCGGCAGGGCGAGGTCACGCTGCCCTGGTCGGCGCTGGCTCCCTGA
- the mshA gene encoding D-inositol-3-phosphate glycosyltransferase, giving the protein MRRDRQTPPVRGRLHALAGRARRPRRIAMLSVHTSPLHQPGTGDAGGMNVYIVELAKRLAALGIEIEVFTRATSSELPPTVELAPGVLVRHVTAGPYEGLIKEDLPAQLCAFTHGVLRTEAGHRPGHYDLVHSHYWLSGQVGWLAAQRWGVPLVHTMHTMAKVKNAALAEGDTPEPAARVIGETQVVEAADRLIANTVDEAAELATHYGARGEQLAVVHPGVNLEVFRPGDRRAARERLGLPLDAMVLLFAGRIQPLKAPDVLLKAVAVLLARRPELRERLVVPVVGGPSGTGLAKPQSLQKLAAQLGIGDVVRFHPPVGQLELAEWYRAATVLAMPSYSESFGLVALEAQACGTPVVAAAVGGLPVAVRDGETGALVPGHEPEQWARALEPYVTEPELVARQGAAAARHAQGCGWGTSAAATAEVYAGALARPAGLLAGARRRLA; this is encoded by the coding sequence ATCCGGCGCGACCGGCAGACCCCGCCGGTCCGTGGCCGTCTGCACGCGCTCGCCGGCCGCGCTCGGCGCCCGCGCCGGATCGCGATGCTCAGTGTGCACACCTCCCCGCTCCACCAGCCGGGCACCGGCGACGCGGGCGGGATGAACGTCTACATCGTCGAGCTGGCCAAGCGCCTGGCCGCACTCGGGATCGAGATCGAGGTGTTCACCCGGGCCACCTCCTCCGAGCTGCCGCCGACCGTGGAGCTGGCGCCCGGGGTGCTGGTCCGCCACGTCACCGCGGGCCCCTACGAGGGGCTGATCAAGGAGGACCTGCCCGCCCAGCTGTGCGCCTTCACCCACGGCGTGCTGCGCACCGAGGCGGGGCACCGGCCCGGCCACTACGACCTGGTGCACTCGCACTACTGGCTCTCCGGACAGGTGGGCTGGCTGGCGGCGCAGCGCTGGGGCGTCCCGCTGGTGCACACCATGCACACGATGGCCAAGGTGAAGAACGCCGCGCTGGCCGAGGGCGACACGCCCGAGCCCGCAGCCCGGGTGATCGGCGAGACCCAGGTGGTCGAGGCGGCCGACCGCCTGATCGCCAACACCGTGGACGAGGCGGCCGAGCTCGCCACCCACTACGGCGCCCGCGGCGAGCAGCTCGCGGTGGTGCACCCTGGCGTCAACCTGGAGGTCTTCCGGCCGGGCGACCGCCGCGCGGCGCGCGAGCGGCTGGGCCTGCCGCTCGATGCGATGGTGCTGCTCTTCGCCGGGCGGATACAGCCGCTCAAGGCGCCGGACGTGCTGCTCAAGGCGGTCGCGGTGCTGCTGGCGCGGCGCCCCGAGCTGCGTGAGCGGCTGGTGGTCCCGGTGGTCGGCGGCCCGTCCGGGACGGGGCTGGCCAAGCCGCAGAGCCTGCAGAAGCTCGCCGCCCAGCTGGGCATCGGTGACGTGGTGCGGTTCCATCCGCCGGTCGGGCAGCTGGAGCTGGCCGAGTGGTACCGGGCGGCGACGGTGCTGGCGATGCCCTCGTACAGCGAGTCGTTCGGGCTGGTGGCCCTGGAGGCGCAGGCCTGCGGCACGCCGGTGGTGGCCGCGGCGGTCGGCGGGCTGCCGGTCGCCGTCCGCGACGGTGAGACGGGTGCGCTGGTGCCCGGACACGAGCCGGAGCAGTGGGCGCGGGCACTGGAGCCCTATGTGACGGAGCCGGAGCTGGTCGCCCGGCAGGGCGCGGCGGCGGCCCGGCACGCGCAGGGGTGCGGCTGGGGCACGTCGGCCGCCGCCACGGCGGAGGTGTACGCGGGCGCGCTGGCCCGACCGGCGGGCCTGCTCGCCGGGGCGCGGCGGCGGCTGGCCTGA
- a CDS encoding YbjN domain-containing protein, protein MAIRTKDEALGLLAAALDESDVSWEPATADPYTLVATLPGTRKLSTTCALRVGDHSLSVNAFVIRRPDENHEAVFRWLLERNTRLYGVAYALDALGDVYLTGRLPLEALSGSMVDQLLGTVLENADEPFNTLLELGFTSAIRREWEWRTKRGESTRNLEAFKHLAQPLAPQPTGGDTE, encoded by the coding sequence ATGGCAATCCGTACCAAGGACGAGGCCCTGGGCCTGCTCGCCGCCGCGCTCGACGAGTCCGACGTCAGCTGGGAGCCGGCCACCGCCGATCCGTACACCCTGGTCGCGACGCTGCCCGGCACCCGCAAGCTCAGCACCACCTGTGCGCTGCGGGTCGGCGATCACAGCCTCTCGGTGAACGCCTTCGTGATCCGGCGCCCGGACGAGAACCACGAGGCGGTGTTCCGCTGGCTGCTGGAGCGCAACACCCGGCTGTACGGCGTCGCCTACGCACTGGACGCGCTGGGGGACGTGTACCTCACCGGCCGGCTGCCGCTGGAGGCGCTCAGCGGGTCGATGGTGGACCAACTGCTCGGCACCGTGCTGGAGAACGCCGACGAACCCTTCAACACCCTGCTGGAGCTGGGCTTCACCTCGGCCATCCGGCGCGAGTGGGAGTGGCGGACCAAGCGCGGTGAGTCCACCCGCAACCTGGAGGCGTTCAAGCACCTGGCGCAGCCGCTCGCACCGCAGCCCACCGGCGGCGACACCGAGTAG
- a CDS encoding phosphoglyceromutase produces the protein MADTTYRLILLRHGESEWNQKNLFTGWVDVDLNEKGEKEAARGGELLAAEGLLPDVLHTSLLRRAIRTSQIALDKADRHWIPVSRSWRLNERHYGALQGKDKAQTLAEFGEEQFQLWRRSYDTPPPVLADDAEFSQAGDARYAEIPSELRPRTECLKDVVERMLPYWYDAIVPDLAAGKTVLVTAHGNSLRALVKHLDGVSDEAIAGLNIPTGIPLVYELDADFKPVTAGGRYLDAEAAAAAIEAVKNQGKK, from the coding sequence ATGGCTGACACGACCTACCGACTGATCCTGCTCCGCCACGGCGAGAGCGAGTGGAACCAGAAGAACCTCTTCACCGGCTGGGTCGACGTCGACCTCAACGAGAAGGGGGAGAAGGAGGCGGCACGCGGCGGTGAGCTGCTGGCCGCCGAGGGCCTGCTCCCCGACGTGCTGCACACCTCGCTGCTGCGCCGCGCCATCCGCACCTCGCAGATCGCGCTGGACAAGGCCGACCGGCACTGGATCCCGGTCAGCCGCAGCTGGCGTCTGAACGAGCGCCACTACGGCGCGCTGCAGGGCAAGGACAAGGCGCAGACCCTGGCGGAGTTCGGCGAGGAGCAGTTCCAGCTCTGGCGCCGCTCCTACGACACGCCGCCGCCGGTGCTCGCCGACGACGCCGAGTTCTCGCAGGCCGGCGACGCCCGCTACGCCGAGATCCCGAGCGAGCTGCGGCCGCGCACCGAGTGCCTCAAGGACGTCGTCGAGCGCATGCTGCCGTACTGGTACGACGCGATCGTGCCGGACCTGGCGGCTGGCAAGACGGTGCTGGTCACCGCGCACGGCAACAGCCTGCGCGCGCTGGTGAAGCACCTGGACGGGGTCTCCGACGAGGCGATCGCCGGCCTGAACATCCCCACCGGCATCCCGCTGGTCTACGAGCTCGACGCGGACTTCAAGCCGGTCACCGCCGGCGGCCGCTACCTGGACGCGGAGGCCGCCGCCGCCGCGATCGAGGCGGTCAAGAACCAGGGCAAGAAGTAA
- the phoU gene encoding phosphate signaling complex protein PhoU — protein MRDAYHEELDSIGDGLVEMARLVGSAMGRATTALLDADLALAESVIAADEKVNALHHELENTAINLLARQQPVATDLRIVVTSLRMSADLERCGDLARHVAKVARLRYPGTAVPADLHAIVLEMGQLAQRLVAKAGQVIATKDVEAALQLERDDDAIDELHRQLFEHLIDDRWQHGIETAVDVTLIGRYYERFADHAVSVAKRVVFLVTGEHAGEFVPEEK, from the coding sequence ATGCGTGACGCCTACCACGAGGAGCTCGACTCGATCGGCGACGGCCTGGTCGAGATGGCCAGGCTGGTCGGCTCGGCCATGGGCCGCGCCACCACCGCCCTGCTCGACGCCGATCTCGCCCTGGCGGAGAGCGTGATCGCGGCCGACGAGAAGGTCAACGCCCTCCACCACGAGCTGGAGAACACCGCGATCAACCTGCTGGCCCGCCAGCAGCCGGTCGCCACCGACCTGCGGATCGTGGTCACCTCGCTGCGGATGAGCGCCGACCTGGAGCGCTGCGGCGACCTGGCCAGGCACGTGGCCAAGGTGGCCCGGCTGCGCTACCCCGGAACCGCCGTGCCGGCCGACCTGCACGCGATCGTGCTGGAGATGGGTCAGCTCGCACAGCGCCTGGTGGCCAAGGCCGGCCAGGTCATCGCCACCAAGGACGTCGAGGCCGCGCTGCAGCTGGAGCGGGACGACGACGCGATCGACGAGCTGCACCGCCAGCTGTTCGAGCACCTGATCGACGACCGCTGGCAGCACGGCATCGAGACCGCCGTCGACGTCACCCTGATCGGCCGGTACTACGAGCGCTTCGCCGACCACGCGGTGTCGGTGGCCAAGCGCGTGGTCTTCCTGGTGACCGGCGAGCACGCGGGCGAGTTCGTCCCCGAGGAGAAGTAG
- a CDS encoding sensor histidine kinase, with protein sequence MDVNVAAAAACAIAGLGVGLTAAIAFRWSEREQGRGSSSGNGRRSGSASVVNSPLQEPALPPGVDTVLSVLRSCAIVLGDGDEVVKASSAAYSMGLVRGGAVAVDQMLALARATRRDGEIRQVELDVPRPGVARHGEPLSVSVRVAPLGSRLVLVLVEDLTERRRIEAVRRDFVANVSHELKTPVGALSLLSEAVADAADDPEAVQRFAGRMQIEATRLASLVQEIIDLSRVQDDRQLMDPEPVPVDELIAEAMDRCRQQAAAKQIHIAAGGIAGLYLHGDRGQLAAALGNLVENAVNYSPPRTRVAIATRRIASAAAIGEADGELIEISVTDQGIGISEKDRERIFERFYRVDPARSRATGGTGLGLSIVKHVAASHGGTVSVWSVEGQGSTFTVRLPAGQNPPAAAGTQAAAVEPLNPTPLPAPEARS encoded by the coding sequence ATGGACGTGAATGTGGCCGCCGCCGCTGCCTGCGCCATCGCCGGCCTCGGCGTCGGTCTCACGGCCGCCATCGCCTTCCGCTGGAGCGAGCGCGAACAGGGCCGCGGCAGCAGCAGTGGCAACGGCAGAAGAAGTGGCAGCGCATCAGTGGTGAACTCCCCCTTGCAGGAGCCGGCCCTACCGCCGGGCGTGGACACCGTGCTCTCGGTGCTGCGGTCGTGCGCGATCGTGCTCGGCGACGGCGACGAGGTGGTCAAGGCCAGCTCCGCCGCCTACTCGATGGGCCTGGTGCGCGGTGGCGCGGTGGCCGTCGACCAGATGCTCGCGCTGGCCAGGGCGACCCGCAGGGACGGGGAGATCCGCCAGGTCGAGCTGGACGTCCCGCGCCCGGGCGTGGCGCGCCACGGTGAGCCGCTCTCGGTCTCGGTGCGGGTGGCCCCGCTCGGCTCCCGGCTGGTCCTGGTGCTGGTCGAGGACCTCACCGAGCGACGCCGGATCGAGGCGGTCCGGCGTGACTTCGTGGCCAACGTCAGCCATGAGCTCAAGACTCCGGTGGGGGCACTCTCCCTGCTCTCCGAGGCGGTCGCGGACGCGGCCGACGACCCGGAGGCCGTGCAGCGCTTCGCCGGGCGGATGCAGATCGAGGCGACCAGGCTGGCCAGCCTGGTCCAGGAGATCATCGACCTCTCCCGGGTCCAGGACGACCGGCAGCTGATGGACCCCGAGCCGGTCCCGGTGGACGAGCTGATCGCCGAGGCGATGGACCGCTGCCGTCAGCAGGCCGCGGCCAAGCAGATCCACATCGCGGCCGGCGGCATCGCCGGCCTCTACCTCCACGGCGACCGCGGCCAGCTCGCGGCCGCGCTCGGCAACCTGGTCGAGAACGCCGTCAACTACAGTCCACCGCGCACCCGGGTGGCGATCGCCACCCGCCGGATAGCCAGCGCCGCCGCGATCGGGGAAGCGGACGGCGAGCTGATCGAGATCTCGGTGACCGACCAGGGCATCGGCATCTCGGAGAAGGACCGCGAGCGGATCTTCGAACGTTTCTACCGGGTGGACCCGGCCCGCTCCCGGGCGACCGGCGGCACCGGCCTCGGCCTGTCGATCGTCAAGCACGTGGCCGCCTCCCACGGCGGCACCGTCTCGGTCTGGAGCGTCGAAGGCCAGGGCTCCACCTTCACCGTCCGGCTCCCCGCCGGGCAGAACCCGCCGGCCGCCGCCGGGACCCAAGCGGCGGCTGTCGAACCCCTTAACCCAACCCCCCTTCCTGCCCCGGAGGCCCGATCGTGA
- a CDS encoding response regulator transcription factor translates to MTRVLVVEDEESFSDALSYMLRKEGFEVAVAATGPDALEQFERNGADLVLLDLMLPGLPGTEVCRQLRVRSNVPVIMVTAKDSEIDKVVGLEIGADDYVTKPYSTRELVARIRAVLRRRGEDGGPGSDGGGPGALEAGPVRMDVDRHVVTVDGGKVDLPLKEFDLLEMLLRNAGRVLTRMQLIDRVWGADYVGDTKTLDVHVKRLRAKIEPDPGAPRYLVTVRGLGYKFEP, encoded by the coding sequence GTGACCCGAGTACTGGTGGTCGAGGACGAGGAGTCGTTCAGCGACGCCCTCTCGTACATGCTTCGCAAGGAGGGCTTCGAGGTGGCCGTGGCCGCCACCGGACCCGATGCGCTGGAGCAGTTCGAGCGCAACGGCGCCGACCTGGTGCTGCTCGACCTGATGCTGCCCGGGCTGCCCGGCACCGAGGTCTGCCGCCAGCTGCGGGTGCGCTCCAACGTGCCGGTGATCATGGTGACCGCCAAGGACAGCGAGATCGACAAGGTCGTCGGCCTGGAGATAGGTGCCGACGACTACGTGACCAAGCCCTACTCGACCCGCGAGCTGGTCGCGCGGATCCGTGCGGTGCTGCGCCGCCGCGGCGAGGACGGCGGCCCGGGCAGTGACGGCGGCGGCCCCGGCGCGCTCGAGGCGGGCCCGGTCCGGATGGACGTGGACCGGCACGTGGTGACGGTGGACGGCGGCAAGGTCGACCTGCCGCTCAAGGAGTTCGACCTGCTGGAGATGCTGCTGCGCAACGCGGGCCGGGTGCTCACCCGGATGCAGCTGATCGACCGGGTCTGGGGCGCCGACTACGTCGGTGACACCAAGACGCTGGACGTCCACGTGAAGCGGCTGCGGGCGAAGATCGAGCCGGACCCGGGCGCGCCGCGCTACCTGGTCACGGTCCGTGGCCTGGGCTACAAGTTCGAGCCGTAA
- a CDS encoding DUF461 domain-containing protein produces MSRSLRRGGTAAIVLALAAVSLSACSAGSSAETTQIKPDSPATSLGADLKLNAIVAVVDPVQTSGQPGPANLTVNISNTGTTPQTLQNVTLNGAAATFDDASGAPLPGGIVVPAGGAVLVGGDGQPSAHFSSVALNVGGFTPASFAFSSAGKVDTTALVTPASGTYASFGPASPSAGASAGSSASPSGSTSPSAGASASASGSGTPSGSPSGSPSGSPSTTPSGSSSPSAH; encoded by the coding sequence GTGAGCCGCAGCCTTCGACGCGGTGGCACTGCCGCCATCGTCCTCGCCCTCGCAGCCGTCTCGCTGTCCGCCTGCTCCGCCGGGAGCAGCGCCGAGACCACGCAGATCAAGCCGGACTCGCCGGCCACCTCGCTGGGCGCCGACCTCAAGCTCAACGCCATCGTGGCCGTGGTGGACCCGGTGCAGACCAGTGGCCAGCCGGGCCCTGCGAACCTGACCGTCAACATCAGCAACACCGGCACCACCCCGCAGACGCTGCAGAACGTCACCCTCAACGGCGCCGCCGCCACCTTCGACGACGCCTCGGGCGCGCCGCTGCCCGGCGGCATCGTGGTCCCCGCGGGCGGTGCGGTGCTGGTGGGCGGCGACGGGCAGCCGTCCGCGCACTTCTCCTCGGTCGCGCTGAACGTCGGCGGCTTCACCCCCGCCTCCTTCGCCTTCTCCAGCGCGGGCAAGGTGGACACCACCGCCCTGGTCACGCCGGCCAGCGGCACCTACGCCTCGTTCGGCCCGGCCTCGCCGTCCGCCGGTGCCTCCGCGGGCTCCTCCGCCTCGCCGTCCGGTTCGACCTCCCCGTCGGCGGGCGCCTCGGCCTCCGCGAGCGGCTCCGGCACCCCGAGTGGTTCGCCGTCCGGCAGCCCCTCCGGCAGCCCGTCGACCACCCCCTCGGGCAGCTCGAGCCCCTCCGCGCACTGA
- a CDS encoding CarD family transcriptional regulator, which translates to MTFKVGDTVVYPHHGAALIEAIEIRQIKGVDKTYLVLKVQQGDLTLRVPAENAEFVGVRDVVGQEGLDRVFEVLRAPYTEEPTNWSRRYKANLEKLASGDVIKVAEVVRDLWRRERERGLSAGEKRMLAKARQILVSELALAENTNEDKAETLLDEVLAS; encoded by the coding sequence ATGACGTTCAAGGTTGGCGACACGGTGGTCTACCCCCATCACGGGGCTGCACTGATCGAGGCCATCGAAATTCGCCAGATCAAAGGTGTGGACAAGACCTACCTGGTGCTGAAGGTTCAGCAGGGTGACCTCACGCTGCGCGTCCCCGCGGAGAACGCGGAGTTCGTCGGCGTGCGCGACGTGGTCGGCCAGGAGGGTCTGGACCGGGTCTTCGAGGTGCTGCGGGCACCGTACACCGAGGAGCCCACCAACTGGTCTCGCCGCTACAAGGCGAACCTGGAGAAGCTCGCATCCGGTGACGTCATCAAGGTCGCCGAGGTTGTCCGCGACCTGTGGCGGCGGGAGCGCGAGCGCGGCCTGTCGGCCGGCGAGAAGCGGATGCTCGCCAAGGCGCGGCAGATCCTCGTCAGCGAACTGGCGCTGGCGGAGAACACCAACGAGGACAAGGCGGAGACGCTGCTCGACGAGGTGCTGGCCTCGTAA
- the ispD gene encoding 2-C-methyl-D-erythritol 4-phosphate cytidylyltransferase, giving the protein MVPAAGRGERLGPGAPKALRELGGAPLLVHAVRALARSRAVGLVVVAAPPQGVAEVLGLLDSHGLDGKDIRVVAGGATRQESVRLGLAAIPDATEIVLVHDAARPLVPVEVVDAVVAAVRAGAEAVVPAVPLADTVKRVRPVPAGEPEPVLDTPDRASLRAVQTPQGFRRQVLVEVHAKALAEEAEGGSPVVTDDAGLVEHYGGQVVVVPGHEEAFKVTRPLDLVLAEAVLARRRASDGF; this is encoded by the coding sequence GTGGTTCCGGCGGCCGGACGGGGCGAGCGGCTCGGCCCCGGGGCGCCGAAGGCGTTGCGCGAACTGGGGGGCGCGCCGCTACTGGTGCACGCCGTCCGGGCGCTCGCGCGCAGCCGGGCGGTCGGCCTGGTGGTGGTCGCCGCGCCGCCGCAGGGGGTCGCCGAGGTGCTGGGGCTGCTCGACAGCCACGGCCTGGACGGCAAGGACATCCGGGTGGTCGCCGGTGGCGCGACCCGGCAGGAGTCGGTGCGGCTGGGCCTGGCGGCGATCCCGGACGCCACCGAGATCGTGCTGGTGCACGACGCGGCCCGGCCGCTGGTCCCGGTCGAGGTGGTGGACGCGGTGGTGGCCGCCGTGCGCGCCGGAGCCGAGGCCGTGGTGCCGGCCGTCCCGCTGGCCGACACGGTCAAGCGGGTGCGCCCCGTGCCCGCCGGTGAGCCCGAGCCGGTGCTCGACACGCCGGACCGCGCCTCGCTGCGGGCTGTCCAGACCCCGCAGGGCTTCCGCCGTCAGGTGCTGGTCGAGGTGCACGCCAAGGCGCTGGCCGAGGAGGCCGAGGGCGGCTCGCCGGTGGTGACCGACGATGCCGGGCTGGTCGAGCACTACGGCGGCCAGGTGGTCGTGGTGCCGGGCCACGAGGAGGCGTTCAAGGTCACCCGTCCACTGGACCTCGTACTCGCCGAGGCCGTACTCGCTCGCAGGAGGGCCTCCGATGGCTTCTGA